One stretch of Rhipicephalus sanguineus isolate Rsan-2018 chromosome 10, BIME_Rsan_1.4, whole genome shotgun sequence DNA includes these proteins:
- the LOC119406689 gene encoding uncharacterized protein K02A2.6-like, with protein sequence MPSASPPLQNSKATLHAELFKGLGALKDEYVIRLKPDAVPFSLSVPRRIPIPLLEVVRHELDKLESAGVIRRIDKPTPWCSGLVVVRKDDGSYRLFDEFVRGITFDVETDHLPLVSLLGKMELDMLPPRIQRLRLKTMQYQFRMLHVPGKLLATADALSRIAHKASTPVDRVELFAAQVVGCMSEVLPLHPEDVRQAQESDAECKALISFCQQGWPRKTKLPLHVSKYASVADELSVCDGILLKGPRIVIPSSLRPAVLTLLHEGHQGVNRTKALARESVWWPGISAEIASLVTNCEQCASTRVNLAEPLVSTALPGRPWEFLGMDLFHLNGQAFLLVVDYYSRFPEVVTLRSTTARAVIDALKSIFARHGIPQDVRSDNGPPFSSQELAAFAASYGFNHATSSPHYAQSNGEAERMLRPNWPPRKDVVTKDVAYKRKQTGDYNRHHGARDPVTSPNESACVGAP encoded by the exons ATGCCGTCGGCATCTCCGCCGCTGCAAA ACTCCAAAGCAACGCTGCACGCCGAGCTCTTCAAAGGATTGGGCGCTCTCAAGGACGAATACGTTATTCGGCTGAAACCCGATGCCGTGCCCTTCTCGCTAAGCGTCCCCCGCAGGATCCCCATCCCGCTGCTCGAGGTCGTCCGCCACGAGCTGGACAAATTGGAAAGCGCGGGAGTGATCCGCAGGATCGACAAGCCAACTCCATGGTGCTCTGGCCTTGTCGTCGTCAGGAAAGACGATGGTTCCTACCGGCT gttcgacgagtttgtCCGTGGCATCACCTTCGATGTCGAGACCGACCACCTGCCTCTCGTCTCACTTCTGGGCAAGATGGAACTCGATATGTTGCCGCCTCGTATTCAGAGACTACGGCTCAAGACAATGCAGTACCAGTTTCGCATGCTGCACGTGCCAGGAAAACTGCTAGCAACAGCAGATGCCTTATCACGTATCGCCCACAAGGCATCTACTCCTGTAGACAGGGTGGAACTCTTCGCAGCACAAGTAGTCGGCTGCATGTCGGAAGTCTTGCCACTCCACCCTGAAGATGTACGACAGGCACAAGAATCCGATGCAGAGTGCAAGGCCCTCATCTCCTTCTGCCAGCAAGGTTGGCCACGAAAGACcaagctacctctgcatgtgtcGAAGTATGCCTCCGTGGCAGACGAGCTCTCTGTCTGCGATGGtatcctgctgaaaggcccccGGATTGTCATCCCATCATCTCTTCGGCCGGCGGTCTTGACGCTGTTGCACGAAGGCCATCAGGGCGTCAACAGGACCAAAGCCCTAGCTCGGGAGTCGGTTTGGTGGCCGGGTATCTCGGCAGAAATCGCCTCTCTCGTCACCAACTGCGAACAGTGCGCATCCACCCGGGTGAACCTTGCTGAACCCCTAGTCTCCACAGCTCTACCTGGACGTCCCTGGGaatttctcggaatggacttgttCCATCTCAATGGCCAGGCATTCCTCCTGGTGGTGGACTACTACTCGAGGTTTCCCGAGGTGGTGACCCTGAGAAGCACTACAGCTCGGGCAGTCATCGATGCTCTCAAAAGCATCTTCGCACGCCACGGAATCCCACAAGACGTCAGGTCGGACAACGGTCCACCGTTCTCGTCGCAAGAGCTTGCGGCATTTGCAGCGTCTTATGGCTTCAACCATGCGACCAGTAGCCCACACTATGCCCAGTCAAacggagaggcagagaggatg CTACGTCCCAACTGGCCGCCTAGGAAAGATGTCGTCACCAAGGATGTAGCCTACAAGCGTAAGCAGACCGGCGACTACAATAGGCATCACGGAGCTCGAGACCCTGTCACCTCTCCAAACGAGTCAGCGTGTGTGGGTGCGCCCTGA